The genomic stretch GTCGACATGAGCCCACAAGCCCTCTTTCGACCTGAAGTCGGCAAGCCCCGATTCTGTACTGAGTCCTGCACCGCTAAAGACGACGACTCTGCTTTTTTTTATCTGTTCCGCAAACCATTTGGCTCCGCTCTCGATATCCATATCCATGAGATCACTCCTCCCTTAATTTTTTCAGGTCAGGAAGCAACAGGCTCTTCCCCAGTCTGCGCCTCGTGGCACAGAGAAGGAGATTCGCCAGCAGCAGGGAGACCGTTATGGGTCCCACACCTCCCGGAACCGGACTCAGCGCCTCGACACGCCCCTCTGCACCTTTTGCCACATCCCCTACCAGTTTTCCCTCTTCTGTGACATTAGTTCCGACATCGACCACCCAAGCATGGGATGGCAGTATCTCCGGGTCTACCATGCCTGCTACTCCTGCGGCAGCAATAACCAGATCCGAACCGGCAAGCACGTCTTTGAGCTGCTCAGAGGAAGTCCTTGTGTGGCATACAGTCACCGTAGCATGCCTGTGCATGAGCATCAGCGCGACAGCCTTGCCAACGTTTGGGCTCCTGCCAATAACAGCGCACCTGCTTTGCTCAAAAGAGCTCCTGCCATACCATTCAAGCAGCGAGATCGCCGCCCATGCTGTACATGGAAGAGGAATGGCTGTTTCGCCAAGATACAATCTGCCAAGGTTTTCCGGATGGACGCCTTCAACATCCTTTCCTGATGGAAGGCCGTTCAGTATCTCGTCAACAGGCCAACCCTTCGGAAATGGGGTCTGCAGTATTATTCCGTCAACTTCCTGATTTCTGCCTATCGCCGCCAGTTTTTTCAAAAAATCTTCTTTTGGAATATCACAGTCAAATTTTTCCAGTCTGGCTGATATGCCTGCCTCATTAGAGGCTTTCAGCTGGTTTCTGATGTACCTTTCAGCAGCAGGGTTATCACCCACCTGGACTGTCACCATTTGAGGCACCCAACCGTCTCTTACTCTGATGGCATCGACCGAAGCCGCTACCCAGTCCTTAATTTTTTTCGAAGTGATCCTGCCATCAAGTATCAGTGTCATTTTCCTTCTTCCCCGATTTCAGAATGGTCATGCGAATGGCTATGGGAATGGTGAAGCCCGTGATAATGACCATCCGTCTCCTTTGCATGCGGATCCTTCAAGTCTTCTTTGGTCATATTCAGTTTTGTCTCAAAGTCTCCCTGTATAAGTTTCGAGGATTTTACAGCCGTTTCCCTTTCACGCGCGATCAGAGAACGGACCTCTGATAATGGTATGGACCGTTCTGAAGCTATTTTTTTAATGTCCTCAAATTCGGGCATTTCCTTTATAATTTTGCCTCCCATGACCGCCATTTTTATCCTGACCGGACCAAGGGATGTTTCCAGTATTTCAGTGCTTCTTTCAAGCATAGATCTCTCAACATATATCTTTCTGACTCCAAGTGAAGAGCTCTCTCTGAGAAGGGTCTCCTGCAGCAGTTCTGAATAGCTTTCATGGCACAGCACGCAGACCTTTACCGCCGGTCTGTTCTTCTTCATCTGAATATTCTCGAACCAAACATCAAGTGCCCCTGCATCAAAAAGTTTTTCCATCAAAAATGCAAGGTCCTGTGGAAGCATGTCATCTATGTTTGCAGACAGTTCAACGCCCCTGTCAAATAGTAACGCATCGTTCTTTTCAAGCATAGTTGCTCTCAGGATATTTGGAAGAATTCCGTCTCTGCTGCCCAGGCCGATCCCTGTATCCGCTATTTTTCCGTGTGGCATTCCGGCAGATATTCTGCCCCCAAGAGACTTGACCAGGACAGCTCCTGTAGGGGTTACCCTCTCCATCGGATCTCCCTCTGAATATACTGATATACCCTTGAGCAGTTCCACAGTTGCAGGCGCAGGGACAGGCAGTACCCCGTGGGCACAACTGACTGTTCCTGAACCCACGTTGAGCGGTGAAAAAACAACTTCGGGCCATCCAAGATATTCAAGCATGATCATCGCACCGGTTATGTCGATGATGGAGTCGACCGCCCCAACCTCGTGAAAATGGACATGGTCGGCCGGTTCGCCGTGCACCTTACCCTCCGCTTCGGCCAGAAGAGTGAATGCCCTGACGGTCATCTTTTTGACTTCATCTGAAAGAGTGCTTCCTTGTATCATTTCTTCTATATATGAGAGATGCCTGTGTACATGTCCTTCTTTTGAATCAACATCGAAACGCAGACCGGAAATGCCTCCTCTTTTATCTTTAAAGAGATCCAGGCTGTATCCTGAAAGCGGCATTTTATTAAGTTCTTTTTTTAGATGTTCGAAACTGTCGGTCATGTCAAAAAGTGCGGCTAAAAACATATCTCCCGCTATCCCCGCAGAACAGTCGACATATAATATTTTTGATCCTTCGGCTAAGTTGCCCAATTTACACTCCCCTTTGAAAACTGCTGTTTATGCCTATTTTATATTATTTTAGGTAATAATACCTTAATTAATAAATGAACAGAGGTAAAATTATCATAGATAAATTTAACAATTTAAGGAGGCATTTTAAAAATGCAGAGATTATTAAAAACGTTCATGGCCGCACTTTTTTTAATTGTTTTTTCAGGGGCAGCTTTCGCTGCATCATTTGGGCTTGACGTAGATTCAATATACTTCAATGCTGATGAAAAGGTAGACATCGTCGGCGCCGGCACTTCAAGGGTCGCTGACGGCAAGATCGATGCTTCTTTCACCCTTGCGGTAAGCGGAGCCCAAGCTATAACAGAGATCTCGCTTAGAAATGATACTACAGGCAAGATGTGGAGCACATCTCCGTCAAACTCTGTAGGGCTTCTTACTGTAAAAAACAGCGGAGGCAATATCCTGAACACTTCAGGCAGGCTTCCGGTGACGCCCGTACTTATGGGGGCTGACTTTAAGCTCTACATTAACGATGCTGAGGGTTCAATACCTAATGATTCAGATTTCACAGTGATCGTCAGGCTTATCGACAACCAGGAGGTCACCGGCAAGACAAGCGTCAAAGGGTTGAGCAAAGTCACTCCGGCGGCTACTGTTGGAAATTCATCGGAGGGTATATACGCATTTGAGATAAATGGGATCAGCCAACACGACTACGCCGGAACAAATGAAAAAGTCGGAGCTGACGGCAGAAACGATCAGCAGTTTACCCTTGCCCTTAATTTCAGAGACGGAGCAGTCAGGGCAGTAAAAATATCAGCCCGGACCTACTCCCAAAATGCTCAGTGGGATACGGTAGCTGGAAACAACATCCCGATAGTAACAGTTATCGACAGCGGTAACAACATAATGAACAGGACAGACGGTACCGTCGCCTTTGCTGTGAGGGGCGCACAAAAATATACTCTCCTTACTCAGGACAAAGACGGAATAATGGGTGACCAGTCAGTTAAAGCAAGAATAACTATCAGCCTCGCTGACGGACGCATATTCGAAAGAGATGCCGTAATGGGCAGCAATACAACAGCGTTCAAAGAGACGCTATCCGTTGAGTACAAGGGCAGCGAAAATTATGACTTCACCGGACAGAATGAAAAAATGGAGTCCAATCTCAACCCTGACAGATTGATCCGCGCTGTAATAAACGCATCAGGCACCATTACAGGAGTCAGGGTCAGATCCGCAACTAGCGGAAAGGTCTGGGATACTATCGCAGGCAACAGCAACCCATTAGTCGTATTGGTGTCCGGTCCCAAGCTGAACCATTCTGACGGGACGATCTCCATTCCAGTAAACGGGGAAAAAGCATTGAATCTGTGGTTTGACGAGGAAGACAGCAGGAATGTCGGACCCTATCAGGTCACATTTGTAATGTCCAACGGTCAGGTGCTTGAGGCATCTACAGGAAACACACCTGCGGCCCCCGCTGCGACAGTGACAAAGGCGGACCGCTCTGCAGTTTTCACTTCTGCCAGGCCTGTATTGGTCAATATCGACCATGTCGGCAAGAATAAAAAGAGAGCTGCAAACGGCTACAAGGATACGGCCCTTAACATAAAGATAACAGGGAAGGGTAATATCAAATCGCTGATCCTTTCAAGGGATAATTCAGGAAAGAGCTGGGACGGAAAGGGCTGGGATACGCTTCCTGAAAATAATGGCAGATGGCTTCTCGGTGTAAGGGAAGGCAACAGGATTCTTAACCATAATAACGGAGCCGTGCGCATCCCTGTAAACGGTACAAAGACATACCAGCTGCTGATGCAGGA from Synergistetes bacterium HGW-Synergistetes-1 encodes the following:
- a CDS encoding methenyltetrahydrofolate cyclohydrolase, producing the protein MTLILDGRITSKKIKDWVAASVDAIRVRDGWVPQMVTVQVGDNPAAERYIRNQLKASNEAGISARLEKFDCDIPKEDFLKKLAAIGRNQEVDGIILQTPFPKGWPVDEILNGLPSGKDVEGVHPENLGRLYLGETAIPLPCTAWAAISLLEWYGRSSFEQSRCAVIGRSPNVGKAVALMLMHRHATVTVCHTRTSSEQLKDVLAGSDLVIAAAGVAGMVDPEILPSHAWVVDVGTNVTEEGKLVGDVAKGAEGRVEALSPVPGGVGPITVSLLLANLLLCATRRRLGKSLLLPDLKKLREE
- a CDS encoding TIGR00299 family protein; translation: MFLAALFDMTDSFEHLKKELNKMPLSGYSLDLFKDKRGGISGLRFDVDSKEGHVHRHLSYIEEMIQGSTLSDEVKKMTVRAFTLLAEAEGKVHGEPADHVHFHEVGAVDSIIDITGAMIMLEYLGWPEVVFSPLNVGSGTVSCAHGVLPVPAPATVELLKGISVYSEGDPMERVTPTGAVLVKSLGGRISAGMPHGKIADTGIGLGSRDGILPNILRATMLEKNDALLFDRGVELSANIDDMLPQDLAFLMEKLFDAGALDVWFENIQMKKNRPAVKVCVLCHESYSELLQETLLRESSSLGVRKIYVERSMLERSTEILETSLGPVRIKMAVMGGKIIKEMPEFEDIKKIASERSIPLSEVRSLIARERETAVKSSKLIQGDFETKLNMTKEDLKDPHAKETDGHYHGLHHSHSHSHDHSEIGEEGK